The Lysobacter sp. genome includes a window with the following:
- a CDS encoding YihA family ribosome biogenesis GTP-binding protein, whose amino-acid sequence MATPPNPFARADYLLAAHTPRQLPPDGGFEVAFAGRSNAGKSSALNALCQQNALARVSKTPGRTQQLVFFGLPPHEAKYLVDLPGYGYAKVPKDLQAHWQAFLADYFRSREALKGLVVVMDIRHPLKDYDRQIIGYAVENNLPVHAVLTKADKLGRGAGLNILQAVRKDLQATYGDSVAVQTLSSESKAGVDELRQVVARWLAV is encoded by the coding sequence ATGGCCACCCCCCCGAACCCGTTCGCCCGCGCCGACTATCTGTTGGCTGCCCACACCCCGCGCCAGCTGCCGCCCGATGGCGGCTTCGAAGTCGCCTTCGCCGGCCGCTCCAACGCCGGCAAATCCAGCGCCCTCAACGCCCTGTGCCAGCAGAACGCCCTCGCCCGGGTGTCCAAGACCCCCGGCCGCACCCAGCAACTGGTGTTCTTCGGCCTGCCTCCGCACGAGGCCAAATACCTCGTCGACCTGCCCGGCTACGGCTACGCCAAGGTGCCGAAGGATCTGCAGGCGCACTGGCAGGCCTTCCTTGCCGACTACTTCCGCAGCCGCGAAGCCCTCAAGGGCCTGGTGGTGGTGATGGACATCCGCCACCCGTTGAAGGACTACGACCGCCAGATCATCGGCTACGCGGTCGAAAACAATCTGCCGGTCCACGCGGTGCTGACCAAGGCCGACAAACTCGGTCGCGGCGCCGGCCTGAACATCCTGCAGGCGGTGCGCAAGGACCTGCAGGCCACCTACGGCGACAGCGTCGCCGTGCAGACGCTGTCTTCGGAATCGAAGGCGGGCGTGGATGAGCTGCGGCAGGTGGTGGCTCGGTGGTTGGCGGTGTAA
- a CDS encoding DUF2007 domain-containing protein: MLIVYRAANIADAHLMRQLLENEGIPAFIQGEYLQGAVGELPANTEILVHVADENADAARVIVDEWESAEPVELEDELSDNEAPPEDMPQRAAGGGYSLAKAAILFLCIVIGGALAASFVFRYAQG, encoded by the coding sequence ATGCTCATCGTCTACCGCGCCGCGAACATCGCCGATGCGCACCTGATGCGCCAGCTGCTGGAGAACGAAGGCATTCCCGCCTTCATCCAGGGCGAATATCTGCAGGGCGCGGTCGGCGAGCTGCCGGCGAATACCGAAATCCTGGTGCATGTGGCCGACGAGAATGCCGACGCTGCGCGCGTCATCGTCGACGAATGGGAAAGCGCCGAGCCGGTGGAGTTGGAAGACGAGCTGTCGGACAACGAAGCGCCGCCGGAAGACATGCCGCAACGCGCCGCGGGCGGCGGTTATTCGCTGGCGAAGGCGGCCATCCTGTTCTTGTGCATCGTCATCGGCGGCGCTCTGGCGGCGTCGTTCGTGTTCCGCTACGCGCAGGGTTGA
- a CDS encoding ABC transporter permease subunit, with translation MKRFAARLLEASLTLWLLATLCFVLLRAAPGGPFDTEKSAPPEVQAALAAKYRLDRPLPAQYAAWLGDVAGGDLGPSFQYPDYTVNQLVAQALPVSMLNGGLALLLALLCGVPLGVWAALRAGSWLDHGLMLFAGLGLAVPKFVVAPLLVLLFAVTLHWLPAGGWGEGRNIVLPVIALALPNIAYCARLTRASMIDILHAEYLTAARARGLSEARLLFAHALKPTLLPVVAWLSPALINIVTGSAVVEQVFGIPGMGRYFVQGALNRDYTLVLGVVLVVGALIVAINTLVDALRAWMDPRLRDA, from the coding sequence ATGAAACGTTTCGCTGCGCGCCTGCTCGAAGCGTCGTTGACGCTGTGGCTGTTGGCCACGCTGTGCTTCGTGCTGCTGCGCGCGGCGCCGGGTGGGCCGTTCGATACCGAAAAATCCGCGCCGCCCGAAGTGCAGGCCGCGCTGGCGGCCAAGTACCGGCTCGACCGCCCGCTGCCGGCGCAGTACGCGGCATGGCTGGGTGATGTGGCAGGTGGCGATCTCGGCCCGTCGTTCCAGTACCCCGACTACACCGTCAACCAACTGGTCGCGCAGGCCCTGCCGGTGTCGATGCTCAACGGCGGCCTCGCGCTGCTGCTCGCGCTGCTCTGCGGCGTGCCGCTGGGCGTGTGGGCGGCGCTGCGCGCGGGCTCGTGGCTGGATCACGGTTTGATGCTGTTCGCGGGGCTGGGTCTCGCGGTGCCGAAATTCGTGGTCGCGCCGCTGCTGGTGCTGCTGTTCGCGGTGACGCTGCACTGGCTGCCGGCGGGCGGTTGGGGCGAAGGGCGCAACATCGTGCTGCCGGTGATCGCGCTGGCGCTGCCGAACATCGCCTACTGCGCGCGGCTCACCCGCGCGTCGATGATCGACATCCTCCATGCCGAATATCTGACCGCCGCGCGCGCGCGCGGACTGTCGGAAGCGCGGCTGCTGTTCGCGCATGCGCTCAAGCCGACGCTGCTGCCGGTGGTCGCATGGCTGTCGCCGGCGCTGATCAACATCGTCACCGGCTCCGCCGTGGTCGAACAGGTGTTCGGCATCCCCGGCATGGGCCGCTATTTCGTGCAGGGCGCGCTCAACCGCGACTACACCCTGGTGCTGGGCGTGGTGCTGGTGGTCGGTGCGCTGATCGTGGCGATCAATACGCTGGTCGATGCATTGCGCGCATGGATGGATCCGCGGCTGCGGGATGCCTGA
- a CDS encoding VIT family protein translates to MRRWHLETHRTDRVGWLRAAVLGANDGIISIAGLLVGVAATGASTSAVLGSGVAGIVAGAMSMAAGEYVSVQSQADTEAADIAKETRELAEEPEHELQELTYIYVKRGLTTDLAAQVAQQLTVHDALGAHKRDELGITDALSARPLQAAIASAAAFGIGALLPIGSVLIAPAGRIETVTSAVSLVALLGSGALAGWAGGASKLRGALRVGFWGAMAMGAAAVIGRLFDVQV, encoded by the coding sequence ATGCGCCGCTGGCATCTGGAAACACATCGCACCGACCGCGTGGGCTGGCTGCGCGCCGCCGTGCTCGGCGCCAACGACGGCATCATCTCCATCGCGGGTCTGCTGGTCGGCGTGGCCGCGACCGGCGCCAGCACCAGTGCCGTGCTCGGCAGCGGCGTGGCCGGCATCGTTGCGGGTGCGATGTCGATGGCCGCAGGCGAATACGTTTCGGTGCAGTCGCAGGCCGACACCGAGGCGGCCGACATCGCCAAGGAAACGCGCGAGTTGGCCGAAGAGCCGGAGCACGAGCTGCAGGAACTCACCTATATCTACGTCAAGCGCGGCCTCACGACGGATCTCGCGGCGCAGGTCGCGCAGCAGCTGACCGTGCACGATGCGCTGGGCGCGCACAAGCGCGACGAACTGGGCATCACCGATGCGCTCAGCGCGCGCCCGCTGCAGGCGGCGATCGCCTCGGCCGCCGCGTTCGGCATCGGTGCGCTGTTGCCGATCGGCTCGGTGCTGATCGCACCTGCGGGCCGGATCGAAACCGTCACCTCGGCGGTGAGCCTGGTGGCGCTGCTGGGCTCCGGTGCGCTCGCCGGTTGGGCGGGCGGTGCATCGAAATTGCGCGGCGCGCTGCGCGTCGGTTTCTGGGGCGCGATGGCGATGGGCGCGGCGGCCGTGATCGGCCGGCTGTTCGACGTGCAGGTCTGA
- a CDS encoding peptide ABC transporter substrate-binding protein → MRIVALLLCLCSIEAAAQARPVAQLDRGNGPEPATLDAHRCQEVACGNVLRDLYEGLVTEDAAGRLIPGMAERWEVSTDGRLWTFHLREGLRWSNGEALTATAIVDSFRRAFAPETAAPFAEQFDAVLNASAVQSGKSSPTTLGIDAPDARTIRIRTTRQVSLPALLTLPIAFPVYLPAVARYGNQHTRPGHLVGNGAYRLVAWTPQANLTVERNPRFHDAMRVRIARVRFHVTEDAAAELQRFAAGDLHITETAPPQPLPKLRERFGKQLRIAPYIGAFWLGMNVTRPPLKDDPRLREALSLAVDRDKLTRYITGLGETPAYGIVPPGIPGYDAAKIHWADWDQARREARAKALYRAAGYSDANPLTLELRYNTSTPHRRLTLAVAAMWRDTLGVRVRLRNEEWKVFVQNRKQRAITQVFRGGWIGDVADARNFLGAFADDGALNWPGYDDARYRELFANADAARSEIVRNAWLRAAETRLLHAHVLIPLYFYTSKHLVSPRVVGFEANPLDRHPSRWLQLRQ, encoded by the coding sequence ATGCGCATTGTTGCCCTGCTGCTCTGTCTGTGTTCCATCGAAGCCGCCGCGCAGGCGCGGCCGGTGGCGCAGCTCGATCGCGGCAACGGCCCGGAGCCCGCCACGCTGGACGCGCATCGTTGCCAGGAAGTGGCCTGCGGCAACGTGTTGCGCGATCTCTACGAAGGTCTGGTGACCGAGGACGCCGCCGGGCGTCTGATTCCCGGCATGGCCGAACGCTGGGAGGTGTCGACCGATGGCCGCCTCTGGACCTTCCATCTGCGCGAGGGCCTGCGTTGGAGCAATGGCGAAGCGCTGACGGCGACGGCGATCGTCGACAGTTTCCGCCGCGCGTTCGCGCCGGAGACCGCCGCGCCGTTCGCCGAACAGTTCGATGCGGTGCTCAACGCGAGCGCCGTGCAGTCGGGCAAGTCGTCGCCGACGACGCTGGGCATCGATGCGCCGGACGCGCGCACGATCCGCATCCGCACGACGCGACAGGTCTCGCTGCCCGCGTTGCTGACCCTGCCGATCGCGTTTCCGGTGTATCTGCCGGCGGTGGCCCGGTACGGCAATCAGCACACCCGGCCCGGGCACCTGGTGGGCAACGGCGCGTACCGGCTGGTCGCGTGGACACCGCAGGCGAATCTCACGGTCGAACGCAATCCGCGTTTCCACGATGCCATGCGCGTGCGGATCGCGCGCGTGCGTTTCCACGTCACCGAGGATGCCGCGGCCGAACTGCAGCGCTTCGCGGCCGGCGATCTGCACATCACCGAAACCGCGCCGCCGCAGCCGTTGCCGAAACTGCGCGAACGTTTCGGAAAGCAGCTTCGGATCGCTCCTTACATCGGCGCATTCTGGCTCGGCATGAATGTCACCAGGCCGCCGTTGAAGGACGATCCGCGGCTGCGCGAAGCGCTGTCGCTCGCGGTGGACCGCGACAAGCTCACGCGCTACATCACCGGTCTGGGCGAAACCCCGGCCTACGGCATCGTGCCGCCGGGCATTCCCGGTTACGACGCCGCGAAGATCCACTGGGCGGACTGGGACCAGGCGCGGCGCGAGGCGCGTGCGAAAGCGCTGTATCGCGCGGCCGGCTATTCCGACGCCAATCCGCTGACCCTCGAACTGCGCTACAACACGTCCACGCCGCATCGCCGGCTCACGCTCGCGGTCGCCGCGATGTGGCGCGACACGCTGGGCGTGCGCGTGCGCTTGCGCAACGAAGAGTGGAAAGTGTTCGTGCAGAACCGCAAACAGCGCGCGATCACCCAGGTGTTCCGCGGCGGCTGGATCGGCGATGTCGCCGACGCGCGCAATTTCCTCGGCGCCTTCGCCGACGATGGTGCGCTGAACTGGCCCGGCTACGACGATGCGCGTTATCGGGAACTGTTCGCGAATGCGGATGCCGCGCGCAGCGAAATCGTGCGCAATGCATGGCTGCGCGCCGCCGAAACCCGTTTGCTGCACGCGCATGTTTTGATTCCGCTGTACTTCTACACGTCCAAGCATCTGGTCTCGCCGCGGGTGGTGGGGTTCGAGGCGAATCCGCTCGATCGCCACCCCTCGCGCTGGCTGCAGCTGCGACAATAG
- a CDS encoding glutamate--cysteine ligase has product MSSPSHVADTPITDRDQLVAVLASGEKPKADWRIGTEHEKFGFRRDDLRPPAFDGERGIEALLTGLTRFGWEPVQEHLGQAPSHTIALLKNGASVTLEPAGQLELSGAPVETIHDTCAEIGSHLKEVKTVADELDIGFLGMGFQPKWRRDEMPWMPKGRYRIMRDYMPKVGSLGLDMMTRTCTVQVNLDYSSEADMVKKFRVSLALQPIATALFADSPFTEGKPNGYLSYRSHIWTDTDRDRTGMLDFVFDDGFGYERYVDYLLDVPMYFSYRNDEYIDASGQSFRDFMAGKLPALPGALPTLRDWSDHMTTAFPEVRLKKFLEMRGADSGPWSRICALPAFWVGLLYDDAALDAAWDLVKDFSMDERNALRDGVPKLALNVPFRNGTLGDLAREAVKISVAGLRRRAALNASGADETRFLEPLVEMAEANETAAERKLALYHGEWNGDIDRVFREFAY; this is encoded by the coding sequence ATGTCCAGCCCCAGCCATGTCGCCGATACACCCATCACCGATCGCGACCAACTGGTGGCGGTGCTCGCCTCGGGCGAGAAGCCCAAGGCCGACTGGCGCATCGGCACCGAGCACGAGAAGTTCGGTTTCCGTCGCGACGACCTGCGTCCGCCCGCGTTCGATGGCGAGCGCGGCATCGAGGCGCTGCTCACCGGCCTCACCCGCTTCGGCTGGGAGCCGGTACAGGAACATCTCGGGCAAGCGCCGAGCCACACCATCGCGCTGCTCAAGAACGGCGCCTCGGTCACGCTGGAGCCGGCCGGCCAGCTCGAGCTGTCGGGCGCGCCGGTGGAAACCATCCACGACACCTGCGCCGAGATCGGCAGTCATCTGAAAGAAGTGAAGACCGTCGCCGACGAACTCGACATCGGTTTCCTCGGCATGGGCTTCCAGCCGAAATGGCGCCGCGACGAGATGCCGTGGATGCCGAAAGGCCGCTATCGGATCATGCGCGATTACATGCCGAAAGTCGGCTCGCTGGGACTGGACATGATGACCCGCACCTGCACCGTGCAGGTGAATCTGGACTACAGCAGCGAAGCGGACATGGTGAAGAAGTTCCGCGTCTCGCTGGCGCTGCAGCCGATCGCGACCGCGCTGTTCGCCGATTCGCCGTTCACCGAAGGCAAGCCCAACGGTTATCTCAGCTACCGCTCGCACATCTGGACCGACACCGATCGCGATCGCACCGGCATGCTCGACTTCGTGTTCGACGACGGCTTCGGCTACGAGCGCTACGTCGATTATCTGCTCGATGTGCCGATGTATTTCTCGTACCGCAACGACGAATACATCGATGCGAGCGGCCAGAGCTTCCGCGATTTCATGGCCGGCAAACTGCCGGCGCTGCCCGGCGCGCTGCCGACGCTGCGCGACTGGTCGGATCACATGACCACCGCGTTTCCGGAAGTGCGGCTGAAGAAATTCCTGGAGATGCGCGGCGCCGACAGCGGCCCATGGAGCCGGATCTGCGCGCTGCCGGCGTTCTGGGTCGGCCTGCTGTACGACGACGCCGCGCTCGACGCGGCCTGGGATCTGGTCAAGGATTTCAGCATGGACGAGCGCAACGCCCTGCGCGACGGGGTGCCGAAACTCGCGTTGAACGTACCCTTCCGCAACGGCACCCTCGGCGACCTCGCCCGCGAGGCGGTGAAGATTTCCGTCGCCGGCCTGCGCCGTCGCGCCGCGCTCAACGCCAGCGGCGCCGACGAGACCCGCTTCCTCGAACCGCTGGTCGAGATGGCCGAGGCCAACGAAACCGCCGCCGAACGCAAGCTCGCGCTGTACCACGGCGAATGGAATGGCGACATCGACCGCGTGTTCCGCGAGTTCGCGTACTGA
- the ppc gene encoding phosphoenolpyruvate carboxylase codes for MRVRDTLEFAETDTLLRDDVRRLGAMVGDMLAEQVSAELLTQVESVRRAAIARREQGKTIDELAARLAAVPMEDADALVRAFAAYFGVVNLAERIHRIRRRRHYQRSSAAPQPGGLYAVLRSLREDGVTLDELRELLPRLRIEPVFTAHPTEALRRALLLKERTIVERLIADIDRQRTPAERGADTARIRQALTASWQTADTPPHQPTVADEVEHIGFYLNNVLYRALPVYYEAFADAVEAAYGERFELPPMLRFGTWVGGDMDGNPNVGADTIRAALSAQRAQVLANYRADLHALGEILTQSRDRVTVDDAVEARIAGYILCMPAAAAKLSPRLSDMPYRQLLDLMRARLSATQTGEAVGYADADAFIADLQLIDASLVRHRGEHAGRFALQRVRWRARTFGFHLATLDLRQDSGTHDTAVAALLGDPQWSARAPAERIAPLHALIAGSADVLIDAPAAQPTLAVMRTVREARATFGAHAFGPYIISMSRSAADALAVLALARVAGCIEGDDVPLDIAPLFETIDDLRAAPAIMRALFDDPVYRRHLQARDSQQTVMLGYSDSAKDGGILASRWALQRTQVELLELSQQAGVRIVFFHGRGGSVSRGGGKTERAIIAAPRGTVDGVLRVTEQGEVIHRKYGIRALALRNLEQATAAVMRASLRPRPQEPREAGWRALATELAQVSRSHYRALVHEHEDFPAYFRVATPIDVIERLRLGSRPSKRREGGIEALRAIPWVFAWSQNRSGLTGWYGVGTALAHGIATHGHDAIAAMAHDWPFFAAMLDDIEMLMAKSDLAIFERYSRLAGPLHDVFYPDIAAEFERTADTLLSLRNRSQLLQDDYRLRLSIRLRNPYVDPISLLQVELLQRWRDAEREDDALFQALVATVNGIAAGIQNTG; via the coding sequence ATGCGCGTCCGCGACACCCTCGAATTCGCCGAAACCGACACCCTGCTGCGCGACGACGTGCGGCGGCTGGGCGCGATGGTCGGAGACATGCTGGCCGAACAGGTCTCGGCCGAACTGCTGACCCAGGTCGAATCCGTCCGCCGCGCCGCGATCGCGCGCCGCGAGCAGGGCAAGACCATCGACGAACTGGCGGCCCGCCTTGCCGCCGTGCCGATGGAGGATGCCGACGCCCTCGTCCGCGCCTTCGCCGCCTACTTCGGCGTCGTGAATCTGGCCGAACGCATCCATCGCATCCGCCGCCGACGCCACTACCAGCGCAGCAGCGCCGCGCCGCAGCCCGGCGGCCTGTACGCGGTGCTGCGTTCCCTGCGCGAGGACGGCGTCACCCTGGATGAGCTGCGCGAACTGCTGCCGCGGCTGCGCATCGAGCCGGTGTTCACCGCGCACCCGACCGAAGCCTTGCGCCGTGCGCTGCTGCTGAAGGAACGCACCATCGTCGAGCGGCTGATCGCCGACATCGACCGCCAGCGCACCCCTGCCGAACGCGGCGCCGACACCGCGCGCATCCGCCAGGCGCTGACCGCGAGCTGGCAGACCGCCGACACGCCGCCGCACCAGCCCACGGTCGCCGACGAAGTCGAACACATCGGCTTCTATCTCAACAACGTGCTCTACCGCGCGCTGCCGGTGTATTACGAAGCGTTCGCGGATGCCGTGGAAGCGGCGTACGGCGAGCGCTTCGAGCTGCCGCCGATGCTGCGCTTCGGCACCTGGGTCGGCGGCGACATGGACGGCAACCCGAACGTCGGCGCCGACACCATCCGCGCCGCGCTGTCGGCGCAGCGCGCGCAGGTGTTGGCCAACTATCGCGCCGATCTGCATGCGCTGGGCGAAATCCTCACCCAGAGCCGCGACCGCGTGACCGTCGACGACGCCGTCGAGGCGCGCATCGCCGGATACATCCTGTGCATGCCCGCCGCCGCCGCGAAACTCAGCCCGCGCCTGTCGGACATGCCGTATCGGCAACTGCTCGACCTGATGCGCGCGCGGCTGTCGGCGACGCAGACCGGCGAAGCGGTGGGCTACGCCGATGCCGATGCGTTCATCGCCGATCTGCAGCTCATCGACGCCAGCCTGGTCCGCCATCGCGGCGAACACGCCGGCCGCTTCGCGCTGCAGCGCGTGCGTTGGCGCGCGCGCACCTTCGGCTTCCACCTCGCCACGCTCGATCTGCGCCAGGATTCGGGCACCCACGACACCGCAGTCGCCGCCCTGCTCGGCGATCCGCAGTGGTCCGCGCGCGCGCCGGCCGAGCGCATCGCGCCGCTGCACGCGCTGATCGCCGGCAGCGCCGACGTCCTCATCGACGCGCCCGCCGCGCAGCCGACGCTCGCGGTGATGCGCACCGTCCGCGAGGCGCGCGCCACCTTCGGCGCGCATGCGTTCGGCCCGTACATCATCAGCATGAGCCGCAGCGCCGCCGATGCCCTCGCGGTGCTGGCGCTGGCGCGTGTCGCGGGCTGTATCGAAGGCGATGACGTGCCGCTCGATATCGCGCCGCTGTTCGAGACCATCGACGATCTGCGCGCCGCGCCCGCGATCATGCGCGCGCTGTTCGACGACCCGGTCTACCGCCGCCATCTGCAGGCGCGCGACAGCCAGCAGACGGTGATGCTGGGCTATTCCGACAGCGCGAAGGACGGCGGCATCCTCGCCTCGCGCTGGGCGCTGCAGCGCACCCAGGTCGAACTGCTGGAACTCTCGCAGCAGGCCGGCGTGCGCATCGTCTTCTTCCACGGCCGTGGCGGCTCGGTCAGCCGCGGCGGCGGCAAGACCGAACGCGCGATCATCGCCGCGCCGCGCGGCACCGTCGACGGCGTGCTGCGCGTGACCGAACAGGGCGAAGTGATCCACCGCAAATACGGCATCCGCGCGCTGGCGTTGCGCAATCTCGAACAGGCCACCGCCGCCGTCATGCGCGCCAGCCTGCGCCCGCGCCCGCAGGAACCGCGCGAAGCCGGGTGGCGCGCACTCGCGACCGAACTCGCACAGGTCTCGCGCTCGCACTACCGCGCGCTGGTCCACGAGCACGAGGACTTTCCCGCGTACTTCCGCGTGGCGACGCCGATCGACGTGATCGAACGCCTGCGCCTGGGCTCGCGGCCGTCGAAACGCCGCGAAGGCGGCATCGAGGCGCTGCGCGCGATCCCGTGGGTGTTCGCATGGTCGCAGAACCGCTCCGGCCTCACCGGCTGGTACGGCGTCGGCACCGCGCTCGCCCACGGCATCGCCACCCACGGCCACGATGCCATCGCCGCGATGGCCCACGACTGGCCGTTCTTCGCCGCGATGCTGGACGACATCGAAATGCTGATGGCGAAATCCGACCTCGCCATCTTCGAGCGCTACTCGCGCCTCGCCGGCCCGCTGCACGACGTGTTCTACCCCGACATCGCCGCAGAATTCGAACGCACCGCCGACACCCTGCTGTCGCTGCGCAACCGCAGCCAACTGCTGCAGGACGACTACCGCCTCCGCCTCTCGATCCGCCTGCGCAATCCCTACGTCGATCCGATCAGCCTGCTGCAGGTCGAATTGCTGCAGCGCTGGCGCGACGCCGAGCGCGAGGACGACGCGCTGTTCCAGGCGCTGGTGGCCACCGTCAACGGCATTGCAGCGGGTATTCAAAATACGGGATGA
- a CDS encoding lysoplasmalogenase codes for MPRHSTSLWVLPAAAIIGAMLGGPWLWLHYAGKPLATLSILWLAASAQPVVTARYRRAVLAGMSLSLVGDVCLMLPGDHFVAGLIAFLLAHVCYIVAFVPGSSAKAKAGGLILIAAVALVNLAGLLPRIEAELKVPVIAYVAVLASMAGVALARAWTPALSGAMPRSVRFAAAGAVCFVASDSLLAWDRFAGNIPMPALLVLGTYYIAQWCIAKSVLRS; via the coding sequence ATGCCCCGACATTCGACATCTCTCTGGGTTCTACCCGCTGCCGCCATCATCGGTGCCATGCTCGGTGGCCCGTGGCTTTGGCTGCACTATGCGGGCAAGCCACTGGCGACGCTGTCGATCCTCTGGCTGGCAGCGTCGGCACAGCCGGTCGTGACTGCTCGCTACAGGCGCGCGGTGCTGGCGGGCATGTCGTTGTCCTTGGTGGGGGATGTCTGCCTGATGCTGCCGGGCGATCATTTCGTAGCCGGCCTGATTGCGTTCCTGCTGGCGCACGTCTGCTACATCGTCGCATTCGTGCCGGGCTCGTCGGCCAAGGCCAAGGCGGGTGGTTTGATCTTGATCGCGGCGGTGGCGCTCGTGAATCTTGCGGGTTTGCTGCCGCGCATCGAAGCGGAATTGAAAGTGCCGGTGATCGCCTACGTCGCGGTGTTGGCATCGATGGCCGGTGTTGCGCTGGCGCGCGCATGGACACCGGCGCTCTCGGGTGCGATGCCGCGCAGCGTACGCTTTGCGGCGGCGGGTGCGGTGTGCTTCGTCGCCAGCGACAGCCTGTTGGCGTGGGATCGTTTCGCCGGCAATATCCCGATGCCCGCGCTTCTGGTGCTGGGCACGTACTACATCGCGCAGTGGTGCATCGCGAAGTCGGTGCTGCGGAGTTGA
- the frmR gene encoding formaldehyde-responsive transcriptional repressor FrmR, which translates to MPHSPAEKKKALTRLRRIRGQTDALERALEAGSDCGAVLQQLAAIRGAVNGLMAEVLESHLREEFGTLAARDAAKEHHVQQTIALVRSYLK; encoded by the coding sequence ATGCCCCACTCCCCCGCCGAGAAAAAGAAGGCCCTGACCCGTTTGCGCCGCATCCGCGGGCAGACCGACGCGCTGGAGCGCGCGCTGGAGGCGGGCAGCGACTGCGGTGCCGTGCTGCAGCAGCTGGCGGCGATCAGGGGAGCCGTGAACGGGTTGATGGCGGAGGTGCTGGAAAGTCATCTGCGCGAGGAGTTCGGTACGCTCGCGGCCAGGGATGCCGCCAAGGAACACCACGTCCAGCAAACGATCGCGCTGGTCCGTTCATATCTCAAATAA
- a CDS encoding S-(hydroxymethyl)glutathione dehydrogenase/class III alcohol dehydrogenase: MKSRAAVAFGPGQPLQIVEIDVAPPKKGEVLVKISHTGVCHTDAFTLSGDDPEGLFPCVLGHEGAGVVVEVGEGVTSVKPGDHVIPLYTAECGECLFCKSGKTNLCVSVRATQGKGVMPDGTSRFSYNGEPIHHYMGCSTFSEYTVVAEVSLAKINPEANHEHVCLLGCGVTTGIGAVHNTAKVQAGDSVAVFGLGGIGLAVIQGARQAKAGRIIAIDTNPGKFELATQMGATDCVNPKDHDKPVQQVIVEMTGWGVDHSFECIGNVNVMRAALECSHRGWGQSVIIGVAGAGQEISTRPFQLVTGRTWKGTAFGGVKGRTQLPGMVEDAMRGDIELAPFVTHTMGLNDINHAFELMHEGKSIRSVIHF; the protein is encoded by the coding sequence ATGAAATCACGCGCCGCCGTCGCCTTCGGTCCCGGTCAACCGCTGCAGATCGTCGAGATCGACGTCGCTCCGCCGAAAAAGGGCGAGGTGCTGGTGAAGATCAGCCACACCGGCGTCTGCCACACCGATGCGTTCACGCTGAGCGGCGACGATCCGGAAGGCCTGTTTCCCTGCGTGCTGGGCCATGAGGGCGCGGGCGTGGTGGTGGAGGTCGGCGAAGGCGTGACCAGCGTGAAGCCGGGCGACCACGTGATTCCGCTGTACACCGCCGAATGCGGCGAGTGCCTGTTCTGCAAATCCGGCAAGACCAATCTCTGCGTGTCGGTGCGCGCGACCCAGGGCAAGGGCGTGATGCCCGATGGCACGTCGCGGTTCTCATACAACGGCGAGCCGATCCATCACTACATGGGCTGCAGCACTTTCAGCGAATACACGGTCGTCGCCGAAGTGTCGCTGGCGAAGATCAATCCGGAAGCCAACCACGAACATGTGTGCCTGCTCGGCTGCGGCGTGACCACCGGGATAGGGGCTGTGCACAACACCGCGAAGGTGCAGGCCGGCGATTCGGTCGCGGTGTTCGGGCTCGGCGGCATCGGTCTTGCCGTGATCCAGGGCGCGCGCCAAGCGAAGGCCGGCCGCATCATCGCCATCGACACCAACCCGGGCAAGTTCGAGCTGGCGACGCAGATGGGCGCCACCGACTGCGTCAATCCGAAGGATCACGACAAGCCCGTCCAGCAGGTGATCGTGGAGATGACCGGCTGGGGCGTGGACCACAGCTTCGAGTGCATCGGCAACGTCAACGTGATGCGCGCGGCACTGGAATGTTCGCATCGCGGCTGGGGCCAATCGGTGATCATCGGCGTGGCCGGCGCCGGTCAGGAGATCTCCACCCGCCCGTTCCAACTGGTGACTGGCCGGACCTGGAAGGGAACCGCGTTCGGGGGTGTCAAGGGGAGGACGCAGTTGCCGGGGATGGTCGAGGACGCGATGCGGGGAGATATCGAACTCGCGCCGTTCGTCACCCACACGATGGGTCTGAACGACATCAATCACGCCTTCGAGCTGATGCACGAAGGCAAATCGATCCGCTCGGTGATCCATTTCTGA